In the genome of Juglans microcarpa x Juglans regia isolate MS1-56 chromosome 6S, Jm3101_v1.0, whole genome shotgun sequence, the window aatatattgtttaatattatttttgtatttgagattcgaaaaagttaaattatttattttattttttgtaaaaatttgaaaaaattgtaatgattaaatgagatgaattgaatagaattgtgaaaacaaacgaggtcttaATCTGGATTTCTACGCATCATCTTCAACGTGATAGTTCATAATGTTCCCATTTTAATCCGGCAGATACATGTTATGTATACAATTTATCATctataaagagcaaaaaatgGGATATATAATCGTTTATGTGACAATAAAATGACTATGCGATATATGGTAAATATGACAAAACCCAAATGGTTTAGCTTTATCACAACCTCCaaacaacaataaaatcaaGCTTTAGATAGAATCTAAGAAAGAAAGGGGTTGGTTTAAAGGTACCTTTCATCAAAATCGGATTCCTCCGTCGCGAGGAGAAGCTCCTCTCTGTGAGGTTGGCATCGAGGGGGAAGCAGAAACGACGTTGGAATCGTCCTCGTCGACCACGCGTACTGCGTCATGAACGCCggtgtaacattttttttttttttttgtttttagttagaataattcttcttgcagTCCCCGAATGCGGGACTGCAATGCAGTCCTTTAATGAAACGTTACGTTTCATTAAAAGAGCAAAACACAACGTTTTATTAAATGCAAAGAAACCAATCCCCAGAGGCAGGCCTCGGCTCCTTTCAGTGTTGTCTCTCATTCATTTCAGACCCCTTCATCACCCAGACCAAGCCAATCGCGCACGAAGCCCCCCATCGCGCACGCACACGAACAGCGCCGTCGCCGTGCTGAAGCCCCCCATCGCGCACGAACAGCGCCGTCGCCGTGCCCAAGCCCATCGTGCAGTGCCGTCGCCATCTCCGTCTACATCGCGCAGCGTGGCCATCTCCATCTTGGTGAGGATTTCCCCGAATGCGATTTGAGCGTGAATTTTTCTAGTCTGAGCGTGAATCTTGACTTGGTTCTGTTCATAATTCTTCTCGTTTTTTATCTGTAAGATTGGTTTTGCTTGGTTGTAAATTTGTGTTAAGATATTTACTTGTTAGTAGAAAATACTTCTGGTTTAGAAATGCACTCTACGTGTttgttgaaatttgtgaatggGTTCCGATTTGGTAATTTATGCTAAGAGATggcataaattattaattgaataCTTCTGGTAACTTATTAATTGAATACTAAGAGATGGCACATTAATGAatgaataatttcaaaaatagcTGAAACTTAacatattctattttttcatgtggttaAAGCAGTCCATATGCATCGTGTGTCCACACTTCAATAACTTAAGTGGCTTTGATCGAGTGAAAAAGATATTGTCAGCATAAATTAGAACAGAAAACTCAtctttaacttttaaaaaattcacatctgAAAGCATGAATCTCAGAGCAGAAATTATTCATGGAGTTCTACACACATGAGTGATTATCAAGAATAGCTTCATTATCAAGAATGATGAAACAGTTTTATGCTATTCACAgtgtaaaatatcattttgtgtACATGTGCTGgtgaaaattgaaatacaaaTCATTATCTTGTTTATGCCTTGCATTTGTTTGAGGCACATTCCATTAGTGAATAGTTAAGAGTGCAGTCCTTACTGCTACTGTTAAATTATTGGCATATTCTCCTTAAATTATTTATCCAATGTTATGCAAAATTTCTTCAATATTATTGAACACTTCAACAACAATGGACTTTTGGTGTCTTCTCTCTCATGGTCCTAGTGCATAAATTATCGACTGGGAGACCAAACACATAAAGatattaacttttatcttaacttttatctattttctATGTAGGCATAACACATTTTCAGCATTACACAGCTTCAAGAATTGTGTAAAATTTTTGATACGCAATGTCTTCATTGcgttcttcatcttcttcgaaTCATGCTCCAAAATGTCTATGCGGAGAGATGACACGTTTAAAATTATCGAAAACAACCAAAAATCCAAGCCGACCTTTTTATTCTTGTCCAAATTACAATAGAGAGGTAAcactaaaaaattttaaacaatacaAAGGTTACATTTATCAGATATTGTTGTATTAATTGTACTTTCTTACACTAATTAGGTGTTTGCTGCAGGGAAGGTCATACTGCGAGTACTTTTTATGGGCAGATattgaaatagaaaatgaaggaaaagttgTGTGCGAAAGAGAGCGTCGTCTccaaaagagaaaggaagaacTCCAAAAATGGGAGGAAGAACTCcgaaagagggaggaagaactctgaaagagggaggaagaacTCCAACGTGCAAGGGTACAAATGCAAAAATTGAAAGATGACATCCAAAATGATCAGGATGAGCTTCATGGTGTAATGAAAGATATTAATCATACAAGCATACGACCCTGCGTGTATTGGGGACTTGCAATTCTAATATTTTGTTGTTGGATAGGATCAAGAACAGTTACAAATTAGTAGCAGTGTATATCAAACTGTGTAATGTTGTTAAGTATATTGTAATAGATATGTTTACAACCTTTATCAATATTGTAATATTCAAACCCATCAGACTTGTGAACATTATGAATGGTTATGAGAAGTATTTTTCTTGCACtatatttcatgtattttgttctacattgaATAAAACCCATGAGATTATAACTTTGAACCAACACTTTTATCAACACTTTAACTTGATAACATATCTCATACCCATAACATAATTCATACtcttaaaatgatataaatatccAATCTTATAACAATACACCAAGTTTACAACAATGCAAAGTAGAGTTATACAACTGAAGTTATGAGCTTTTGTCAACATAACAGTCTACAACGTCTTCAAATCATTACTTCTTTGATGGGGGCAGCAGTCTACCATGTCTTTCATCAATCATCGAGAGGGTCAGGACATGCGAAGTTCGCCTgcaagtaatttaaaatattttgtaaaacatcatgcaaaactcagcattatttgttcaaaatatagagaaaaaagaatattatttaacatttacCTGAGAAATAACGCTTTGTTGTGTACCAGGTAGTTGCGAAACAATAGCTTCTGGTGTGTCGTGCAGTATTACCGATTCTGTGGGGTTTAATACATCTTCCGTCCGCGATGGGGCCTACATTTGAATACATAAACAAAtgacaaaatcatattatttaaatcttcCATACATTTGttaaaactatatcaaaatcatattatttaaatcttcCATACATTATTTCTTTGTCGCTTGCCACtagcctttttatttttggtttgtaaCTTCTCTATTGTAGGTTGTCTCCTCTTTGATGGCGGCCTGCCTTTGCCTCTGACAACATGAGGGCTCAACACTTTCTTCGAACTTCCAGTTTCGGCATCAATGGAAGCATGAGTGCTTGCAACTGTGGCTTGAGGCTTCGATTTAGTGTAAATTTCATTCATCGCCTTTAGCTTTTGTGTCATGTCCAAAGAATTATCTTCGCTTTCACATGCATTTGTAGCTACTTGgaaacataattttatcaaacCAGAGTACCGACTAGCAGCTGGTTTACCACTCAAGTCATCGTAACTGCTTCGAATGAGAGCATATCTACGTTTAATGTCCTTCCTCCACCTCTCCATAATGTATTTTTCTGGCAACACTTGGACATCCCTTGCAGCAAAAATTGAGAGAATGTGCCTACATATaatccctctcatctcaaataGTCCACACATGCACTTTGCCTCACACTCATCTTCATTGAAGTACGCCTGCAAAGTTGACTTCTTGATGCCGTCTTCAACTACCCTTTGGTCATTAACTTGATACGTGGTAATTGCCCCTTCTGTTTTTATGACAACACAATGAGAGTAGATAATTCCCATTACTTCTGACTGCACttccttaaatttagaattcgTGTACACTGCTTGGAATTTTTTCTCCACGGGTAAATGAGTTATACAAGGGACTGTGCAATTGAATGAGTGGAAATCAGCTGCCATCTCATTTTCTACTTTCTTCCTCAGTGCATTGTCGAATTGATCAACGAATTCTTTCAACATAGTCCCTGAATGAACATATCCATCAAAAAaggcattcatgctctcactcCTCTGAGTTGTGCTCATCCCAgcccaaaatgtatttttcaaatatacGGGAACCCAATACATTCGCTCACTATAGAGACTTTGAAGCTAtgcattttccttcaaattgtaAATGTTAATAAAAACCTCCCAAGACTTCTCAAACTCGTCAGAAGTCTGAGAATCATAAACACATCTCTGCAATGCACTTTTCAACCCACACTTAAATTCAGTATGTGAGCCCAACTTCTCTGGTAGTTTTCTCATTATGTGCCACAAACAGTATCTATGCCGGGTATTTGGAAAGACTATTgcaatagcatttttcatggcCCTGTCTTGATCAGTGATGATAGCTTTTGGCGCCCTCCCATCCATACATTTCAACCAAGTGtcaaataaccaaacaaatgtTTCAGTATTTTCACTTGATATCAAGCCTGCTCCCAAAAGTATTGACTGTCCATGGTGGTTAACACCAACAAACGGAGCAAATGGCATGCCATATCTATTTGTTAGgtatgttgtatcaaatgtcacaacatctccaaaataatcataTGCTGCTCTGCTGCGTGCATCGgcccaaaagacattttttaatcGACCATTATCATCCAAATCCATCGATGAGTAAAACCCATCATTCTTATACTGCATCCTCTCAAAATAACCACGAAGTGCATCAGCACCTCCTTTGCCAAGTCTAAGGTGGCGAGCCTTGTCTATATAATTTCTTGCATCTTTTTCAATAAATGGAAGTTTCTCAAAACCACCAGCCTCGACAACCAATGCGTTAAAACTTTTGGCCATACCTATGCCTGCCTTGTCGTTAATATCTAACTGCCTCTTCACAGAATCATCAATTGCTCGAT includes:
- the LOC121236617 gene encoding protein FAR-RED ELONGATED HYPOCOTYL 3-like, producing MNAFFDGYVHSGTMLKEFVDQFDNALRKKVENEMAADFHSFNCTVPCITHLPVEKKFQAVYTNSKFKEVQSEVMGIIYSHCVVIKTEGAITTYQVNDQRVVEDGIKKSTLQAYFNEDECEAKCMCGLFEMRGIICRHILSIFAARDVQVLPEKYIMERWRKDIKRRYALIRSSYDDLSGKPAASRYSGLIKLCFQVATNACESEDNSLDMTQKLKAMNEIYTKSKPQATVASTHASIDAETGSSKKVLSPHVVRGKGRPPSKRRQPTIEKLQTKNKKASGKRQRNNAPSRTEDVLNPTESVILHDTPEAIVSQLPGTQQSVISQANFACPDPLDD
- the LOC121236618 gene encoding protein FAR1-RELATED SEQUENCE 5-like; translated protein: MEKGEECTSTRRSLFFSESSNYMDPPNVRDDEVVIDNHGVMLENDDDDVVLEPTLGNNDDGVSEPTSGNDDDGVSEPTPGNDEDGISEPTPGMFFKTKKELIYYYKQYGRQAGFGIMTQRSKSEDDESVRYITLGCARGGKARKRITNISKPRPTIKTDCKARINAVLADGVLRITTVCNAHNHGLSPQKARFFRCNRAIDDSVKRQLDINDKAGIGMAKSFNALVVEAGGFEKLPFIEKDARNYIDKARHLRLGKGGADALRGYFERMQYKNDGFYSSMDLDDNGRLKNVFWADARSRAAYDYFGDVVTFDTTYLTNRYGMPFAPFVGVNHHGQSILLGAGLISSENTETFVWLFDTWLKCMDGRAPKAIITDQDRAMKNAIAIVFPNTRHRYCLWHIMRKLPEKLGSHTEFKCGLKSALQRCVYDSQTSDEFEKSWEVFINIYNLKENA